From a region of the Hypanus sabinus isolate sHypSab1 chromosome 2, sHypSab1.hap1, whole genome shotgun sequence genome:
- the LOC132404774 gene encoding ADP-ribosylation factor-like protein 14 has product MGLSTSRELKTKHVRILMLGLDGAGKSTLLYKLKFSNTEFVTASTVGFNVEMLQRGKSIALTVWDVGGQSKMRQLWPFYFQDTDALMFVVDCADTQRMEASRIEFERVLKHKCLKGIPVVIIANKQDLKGAFSAEQITRSFHLKRSCSDRDWYVQPCCAKTGEGSSMAFDILISLVKKKMPSKDEGSHTKIQEDR; this is encoded by the coding sequence ATGGGTTTGTCGACTTCCAGAGAACTGAAAACGAAACACGTTCGCATCTTAATGCTGGGTCTGGATGGAGCAGGGAAATCCACCTTGTTGTACAAACTGAAGTTCAGTAATACTGAATTTGTCACTGCCTCCACCGTAGGATTCAATGTGGAAATGCTGCAGCGCGGTAAAAGCATTGCCCTGACGGTTTGGGATGTTGGCGGCCAGTCCAAGATGCGGCAGCTCTGGCCGTTCTATTTTCAAGATACTGATGCGCTAATGTTTGTGGTGGACTGTGCGGACACGCAGCGCATGGAGGCTTCCCGGATAGAATTTGAACGGGTGCTGAAACACAAGTGTCTGAAAGGGATCCCAGTGGTGATAATAGCAAACAAGCAGGACCTTAAGGGTGCTTTCTCCGCGGAGCAAATCACCAGGAGCTTTCACCTAAAGAGATCCTGCTCAGACCGTGACTGGTACGTCCAGCCCTGCTGTGCAAAGACAGGCGAAGGGTCAAGCATGGCCTTTGATATTTTAATATCGCTCGTCAAAAAGAAAATGCCCTCTAAAGACGAAGGATCGCACACTAAAATTCAAGAAGACAGATGA